From Bacteroidota bacterium:
GCGCTTGATACATCAGGTGTTGATGATCGCAGGCAATCGCGCTCGAAGTATGGTGCAAAGCGGCCAAGAAGTTAGGCTGTATTTAGGTTTATAAGTATTCGGAAATCTTCTAGATATTTGATCGATTCAGGGTTTTAGCCTTCCGATCTCAAGACTAAGCTTATGCGTAGAAGAAAGGCAGAACGGCGGACAGTAAATGCTGATCCTCTATACAATGATCTACTGGTTTCAAGGTTTATCAACAGTGTAATGTTGAGTGGCAAAAAAAGTGTTGCCCAGGCCCTTGTGTACCAGGCATTGGAGGTAATTGAAGAGAAAACAGGAGAACCTGGCATAGACGTCTTTAAAAAGGCGATCAATAATGTGGCACCGCTTGTTGAGGTGCGTAGCCGGCGTGTTGGTGGGGCAACCTACCAGGTACCCGTAGAGGTGCGGCCGGATAGGCGTACAGCACTCGCGTTTCGGTGGGTCATTCAGTACTCTCGAGCGCGCGGTGATAAAAGCATGGCGATGCGACTGGCAAAAGAGCTGATGAGTGCGGCCAATGGTGAAGGTGGGTCCATCAAGAAAAAGGACGACACGCACCGTATGGCTGAGGCAAACAAAGCGTTTGCTCACTTCCGGTTCTAAATACGCGCAAGGGCTTGCTTTTCCCGTCCCCGGATAGGCCGGCTTTTGATTCCTAGGTGACTGCAGCGCAAGCGGTAGTTATTTACTTTGAGTAAAAATTAGTTTACCCAAATGAGCAAAAATAAAGGTTATTCGCTTAAGAGGACGCGCAATATCGGCATCATGGCCCATATTGATGCGGGAAAAACTACGACGACTGAGCGAATCCTATTTTATACAGGTCGGCTCCACCGTATGGGGGAGGTACATGAAGGCGGCGCGACGATGGACTGGATGGAGCAGGAGAAAGAGCGTGGCATCACAATTACTAGTGCTGCTACAACCTGCTTCTGGAATGACTATCGGATTAATATCATTGATACACCGGGTCACGTTGACTTCACGGTTGAAGTAGAGCGTTCACTCCGAGTGCTTGATGGTGCAATTGCGCTGTTCTGTGCTGTTGGTGGTGTAGAGCCGCAGTCTGAAACTGTTTGGCGTCAGGCGGACAAATACAACGTTCCGCGTATTGCCTTTGTAAATAAAATGGACCGCACGGGTGCGGATTACGACGCTGCTGTTCAGATGATGAAAGATCGTCTGAAGGCAAATGCAGTGCCTGTCCAGATTCCTATTGGTGCCGGCGAGATGTTTCGTGGGGTTATTGACCTCGTGAAAGGCAAGGCCATTGTGTGGCATGAAGACCAGCAAGGTACAACGTGGGATGAAATTGAAATCCCTGAGGATCTTCGCCCTGAAGCACGTAAGTGGCGCATCAATCTTCTTGAGGCTATTTCTGAGCACAACGATGAGCTCCTGATGAAGTATCTCGAAGAAGAAGAGATTACGGAGCAGGAAATCAGGGACACCGTGCGCAAGGCGACCCTTAGTCTGGATATTACGCCAGTATTCTGTGGTACAGCGTTCAAGAACAAAGGCGTGCAGCGCCTGCTTGACGGTGTTATCGACTATCTTCCGAGCCCGGTCGACGTTGAAGCTATTCAGGGTATTCATCCTCATACGGACGAAGAGATTGTGCGCACGCCTGAAAAGGATCAGCCTTTCAGTGCAATTGCCTTTAAAATCATGACCGACCCCTATGTCGGTAAGCTTACATTCTTCCGTGTATATAGTGGTGAGCTGAACAAAGGGGAGCAGGTGTTGAATGCAACATCCACCAAGAAAGAGCGCGTTGGTCGTCTGCTGTTTATGCATGCGAACAGCCGTGAGGATGTTGAAGTTGTACGCGCCGGCGACATTGCTGCGGCTGTAGGCCTCAAAAATGTTCGTACTGGTGATACGCTGGCGGATCCAAGCAATCCGATTATCCTCGAGCAGATGGATTTTCCGGA
This genomic window contains:
- the rpsG gene encoding 30S ribosomal protein S7 — translated: MRRRKAERRTVNADPLYNDLLVSRFINSVMLSGKKSVAQALVYQALEVIEEKTGEPGIDVFKKAINNVAPLVEVRSRRVGGATYQVPVEVRPDRRTALAFRWVIQYSRARGDKSMAMRLAKELMSAANGEGGSIKKKDDTHRMAEANKAFAHFRF
- the fusA gene encoding elongation factor G, producing MSKNKGYSLKRTRNIGIMAHIDAGKTTTTERILFYTGRLHRMGEVHEGGATMDWMEQEKERGITITSAATTCFWNDYRINIIDTPGHVDFTVEVERSLRVLDGAIALFCAVGGVEPQSETVWRQADKYNVPRIAFVNKMDRTGADYDAAVQMMKDRLKANAVPVQIPIGAGEMFRGVIDLVKGKAIVWHEDQQGTTWDEIEIPEDLRPEARKWRINLLEAISEHNDELLMKYLEEEEITEQEIRDTVRKATLSLDITPVFCGTAFKNKGVQRLLDGVIDYLPSPVDVEAIQGIHPHTDEEIVRTPEKDQPFSAIAFKIMTDPYVGKLTFFRVYSGELNKGEQVLNATSTKKERVGRLLFMHANSREDVEVVRAGDIAAAVGLKNVRTGDTLADPSNPIILEQMDFPEPVIRIAIEPNTKADSDKLGQGLQKLAEEDPTFRISTNHETGQTLIAGMGELHLEIIVDRLRREFKVDANVGRPQVAYREAITSSVNKVYTHKKQSGGRGQFAEVHIEFSPNETGVGFEFVNEIVGGNIPREYIPSVEKGIASAMSQGPLAGYPIEGIRARLHDGKFHNVDSDQLSFEVAGRMSFREASRAASPILMEPIMEVEVVTPDEYMGDVIGDLNSRRGKIESLGQRNDAQIIKAHVPLSEMFGYSTDMRSITQGRAIYTMQFHSYQSVPKAIADEVVSASTGISA